The DNA window GGTGTTCTAAAATACTTTCAACTTGtagtaaaattaatttagaccatttatttttttctaatccaaTAAATCGaatctatttatactattgCATTAATTACTGGTGGTCCAATATTCTTTTCTATTGGTCGTAAAACTCTAAACTAAAGGTTGAGATTCTTTCTGCTGATACCGTAGTTGACGTCATCGAAGTAATGTTGACAAAATGACTCCTTTTGTCGCACAaagatttcaaatttgaaacaaAACTAGCAAACTAGTGGTGAGAATAAAAAAGGCgatgtttttgtttattataaaGTGGTAGAGAAGATGTATTAAAGGGATAAAACTTTCGACAAGCTGACTCAGGTAGGtaagaaacaaaaattaaagttgtttttagaATAATTTGAAGAGATAAAAGAGAGTCTTAATGAGACTGAGAATATTGAGAGAATTGCACTTTCAGAGGTTCCGTTCGTTTActcttttagatttttatggACACGCATCTAAGCTATTAAACgttgtgttttatattaaaatttatatatgaaagatTGTCATctgatttttctaaaacaaaactttacatttaattagttaattaaatcGTTTATACTATGAATTTCAtagtttattataaaatatataattaaaaaaaatccaaaatcttcGTAAGAAAAGAACATCGCCAAGTATTCCGCTTCATAATCCGGAGCAATAAGAAGTACTGTGTTGAATAAATCACATCACCGATTGGATTATATTCCAATCCCATCTTGCTAAATGTCACATGCTTGAAAATGacgtatttaaaattttcctatGTGACAAGTTGCTGATGGATGAATATGCACTTAGCTAGAAGATCGAACAGGTTGCTTTTTATCAAAGCTTTAGCTCGTGAAGTAGACACGCTAATAAACCTGCAGCATCAATTTGCAGTATTTAAACAAGTAATCAAGCACAAGctcaaccccccccccccaaaaacattttattcgCGAAAAGGGGAgctaaaaatacaataaaaatttctgcatatataatttaaatgaccaaaatagtctttaattaattctctACTTTTCGTACGATGAGTATTACTATTTATCCTAGTGCTTTGGATAAATTACCATTTAGCTTGCACAAGGCCATAGCAAATTATCGTTGATTCTTTGAAAAAAACGATTTTTGCACCTGTAGAAACGAAATTAATGGCCGTATATTCTAGTTAATTAAGTTGTATTTAGCGGCATGAAATCACCTATGCCATGCACAATGCATGCATTAATCATATCTAATGCATGTTAATTAGTATCGGAAGTAGGAGGAGTCTCGCGTGTCGAAGCTCCAAAGAGAAGCGCTTGCACCGTGGCTGCCCTCCTCTACGTCCATGTCCTCGtcgcacgccggcgccggcggcggagcctgCAAGAAGTCGTAGGCATTGGTGCCCCACCCGGGCGGCGAGtagagcggcggcgggtgcgCCATGACCGGGCGCCAGTCGATGCTGCCGTCGTCTCGCacggccggcgccaccacctcgtGTGTGGCGAACTCCGGCGACAGCGAGGGCGGGGAGTCCGCGTCCATgagcgccgcggccgcctgcTGCGCCGTGACGGGGGCACGATTGGCGtgggagagcgcggcggcctGCACCTGCTGCGGGTCGCTGCTGCGGGCGttgcacgacggcggcgagttcGGGAAGTTGAGGTCCGCGCCGGCGGCACCGTGGCCGCGGAGGGTGACGAAGGCGGCGTCGAAGGCGCGCGCGGCCTTCTCCGGCGAGTCGTAGGAGCCTAGCCAGATGCGGTCGCGGCTGTTGGGCAGCCGGATCTCCGACACCCACTTGCCCCACttgcgccgccgcacgccctTGTACTTCTTGGCCCCCCTGTCACTAATGCCTGCGCCCTCCGTCTCCACGGCgctcgccggagacgaagaagacgacgaccacgATGACATCATGCCTAGTGACGTCCGTCGCGCCGGCCGtcgagatcgatcgagatgATGGTTGGTTGCTGGCTCTAGCTCGCCGGTGCAGAGTAGCTGGGCGCGGTTCGCGCGGCTACTTATACAGTCGCCATACGTCGTCGGGTGCGACGCGTTGACTCGCCATGGCGCGTCGGACGGCGACGTGCAAGGGGTCAGCCAGCAACCAAGGGGAGCTAGCTGAGGTTGATTTGGATGCTACTAGATATATCGGCCGGTGGGCCTGCCTCTTGTCTTATTCGAagcgctttttttttctttttatataaatttgtgtACAAAGCACCATTTGTTATGTTTTAGAAAATGCTGTTATCGTCAACCATAGTGGCTCTGGTTTTCAATGTGGCATGGTATGTGACATGCTAATAGAGATGGAAAGACTTGGTGATATATGAAAACTCTCAAACGAAGgtacctataaattataattttagttacgtcgtaccatattttttaggaTCATATGTTGACAACGTCAATGTATACCTATGAAATGATTGGCACCATAAACAGCCACCACTAAGCATGATCGATCTCCAAACAGCTAAAGCACTCATGGACTTTTCGACATCACCAAAGCAAAGGATAGTATATTATGAGGGTgagggaaaagaaagatgTATTTATCCCTTGCATAGACTCAATGTCATTCAACAACACTCTCCACACTATTTAAATGTGAGCTAGGCGATAACGAAACCTTATAAACAACACCTCTATAAAGGACACGACACCATATCTAGGGAACCTTAGATAAGATCTCCACTTGAAGCATCACGCGAGTGCGAGAGAGTGGCGCGTACACAATGATCTTAAAAGGCATTATAACCCGAAAGCATTATTGGCCAGTATAGCAAACTACTATGCTAAGTTTTCACATGTAGCCTAATATCATTGTATAATCGTAGCATCAAAGCTTAACACCACCTAACAACGGTAAGGctatgttatttttccaatAGTTGACTTCATTCTTTATTCTATTAAATAACTTTAGAAAGTCAGAAAAATCTCACATCTCCATCTTCTAAACGGATGCAAAGGAggatcaatatatatggtcGTGGCTTGTTTTTTAAAGGGTAATTAGAACATTCGGgtagaatggaaaaaaaaaactctgggTTTAAAATGAACAACACAAAATGTGTTTTCTCAAAATAATGGAGTGTACTAGTAAAAAAGGAACAGTGTCCTTTTACAGTTATTACTAGTAAACTTTCGGGTAAACAGAAAAATCAGGGGAAATTTAAATGTAAAGTTTAGTACAAGCTCTTAGacaatacaaaattatttagagACTATACTTTTACAATAGTTGAGACAACAAAGACTATAATTATTaacctaaaaattattttgtattatcatattctttttttactcTCATACCAACTTTACATTTTATAGGGACTACAAGTTGCTCTTAAGACATGCCAATCTAAGCGTACCAACGATGTTTTGTCCCTTCTATTTCTCTCTTCCGTATCAACAAGTAGTTCTAATTACCAAGGCTAAGAGCACTTACTAATTACCGTTGTTGTACCGTTCTCTTACTCAATTGCTACTCAATCcgtttcatttataaaattttttagatttatcaatatatcaatgaatatattttatatatgcttctaattttattagcatatagGTAAAACCAGAAAAACTAAACTGCTCACACGTCCATTCTTCTTTCCAAATTGGTAGAAAATGCTTGACGTGTGCTACCActacagggaaaaaaaaaagctttccGTCAATCAATTCATCACCATTCATCCGGTGAATCTTCGAATGGTCAGCCCGCTCTCATTTGTTCCTCTTTAGTTGGGAGATCGTTTGTGGTTCCCAGATTTAGTTAAACCTATTTCATTCATACTTTTAAACAACTCCTCTaaaatgtatttaaaaaacaaacgtTTTAGCAACATCACCTATGCTAATCAAATGTCGTTCGTCACATGGCAACACTAATTTGCCAATTGCCATATATCGCTTGCACCAAATTAttcttgccacgccattgcAAATTTTAACTAGTACGGTAGATTTGTATTACTGCTGATGAGGATGATATGGATGATATGTTGATTGCAAATATGTTTCAgtttgtgtatttttaaacttacTAGCATATTTTTGGGTATTGTAacatgattttaattaaagaaattatCATTGACATATTATTATCATCATTGTATGCATATATCATCTCTTAAATATTacataaatatagaaatgatGAGACTGGCTACCCTATGGTCccacaatcattttttttttagaaaagacaTAGGAAGTTTATGGTCGGGTGATGTCAGATTTATCCACCCATCATCACTGGcgctctattttatataagtattgaCTAGTAATTTATCCTCCTTCACGGATTAGATCATTCAATTGGGCTAAGTACCAGGGCAAACTCGTACGATTGCGAATGAACCGAAAGAACAAATTATGGATAAAAGATTGGATTGATCATAATACGTTATGTAGGAAAGGTGTTGAGCATACGGTGCGTTCTAGGCGAAGGCGCGAGAAGAATCCAGCgtatatttttctagataCTAAGTAAAACGCCGACTTCCATATATGCACGTCATCGAAAGGATACAtcaaattgctaaaatttagtaaccCAGATGTCACATCATTAAAGACAGTTTTTTCAGTTTAccagaagaagagagagacgaCAAGTTAGGATAACTAACTGTTAGAGTTGCTTGGAACCGATTAACTTCCATTTTTACATCTTTAAGGAGTTGAGATAACttatacaaaataaaacaaaagaatctTGTTCACGTGCGCCGGGTCCGTGGGCCCTCCAACACcggtttttcttttaataccGTGTGGTGTGGCTACAAGCCAACAACCCTGAGTTCCAACAGGTCGGAATGAAACCTCTAAAGAACAAAAGTGGATTCCCTGCTAGCAACTTTCTGGCAGTACACTGTGTGATGATTGGGCCAAGTAAACTCCATCCGTCGTCCCGTCAGCAGTAAGAATGGGTCAAATAGGTAAAGtggcatatgattaattagctcATGTGACTAATATGATCTCCAGTTTATTTTACTCGATTGACTGGTTATAAGCTAACATAAATCGAATCTGATGTaaatcttttcttttggggAAATAAAGTATGGTGTAAAATTAGGGATATGATCCTATGGTTAATTCATGTCTGTCTCCctttcatctaaataaagatgCATCCGATCACGGATTATTTATTGGATAACCTGCATATCCCTACAAAAAATTTCCACACATGTATGTTTACCTATTGCCTCAACATAGTCACTAGAAAGTGAcacaattttttctttcaaagttAATTTGGGCCACAAAACCTACTTGTCCTTTCTAAAGTTATAAAGCGGCATCATTACGAAAGTATCCACCGGAGATTTACCCGTGTCATTTTACAGTTACCAGACTATGCACCGatccctcccccccccccccccccccctctccaaaaaaaaaaaaatcaatatggTTTGACTAAATCACATCGCTTTCTCCTTTATTTGCTACTCTcttcgaattttttttatttgacatgattaatttttagttgctattcattttatttaattttttttgcacaaacatataaaattatatatgactcttaaagtttatttaataataaattaaattataacaaaataactaataattatataattttttaaataaaacaaatgatcaaacgtaaaaaaaacaaccgcATCAAATGAAATGGTCGAGGTAGTAACGTGATATGTCACTAAACAGTGCCAGTTTTGGCTATCAGTGGGAGATCCAAGATTTGGCCGCCGTAAAATAAAGTTCGATATAGATGGACTCGTTTGAAGTCAAGCGGTTGAATCATACAGTATACATCTATACTATCACGAATGAATTGGAGCTTAGCTTGCACAAACGGTCAGAGAGTCAAAGCACGGAAACAGTTCGATGGATGTGCATCACGCACAGACAGTCGTGTGTGGTGCAGGGCGgcctcgcggctcgcggcgcggtcggtcggtcggtcgGCTTCCCCAGCGCCAGCGGCAGTGAGAAACGGGTACGAGGAGACGGCTCGATCGGGAGACCATTCCGTCCCGGCCGGCTTGGCCGGCTCGCGTCAGACAGGATGGCGGACTGTGTCGCTCCGGCCGCCCGGGCGCGTGTGCCATCGGCTGCTGACACGTACGGCTACGGGCTGACGAGATGATcgacgatatatttataaccgaaaaataatttataaaataatatatatattattagtgatttaaaagctaagagCAGAAAATAAAGATCGAtgaaaaaacactaaaatcaactttaaatttacttaatgttaagaattttaattaatttataaataaaaatgaaaagacagGGAGGGTAGTTAGGAGTGGACGGGTAGGACAATCCGATGAAAAGAGGTAGGTTGAAATGCTGAACAGTTGACTTGTCACTTGTCAAGGGGGATCTATGTCGCGCCGTGGCGCTGGTGGTGTTTTATTTCTTGTCGAATAGTTGTCGTAGGACTGTAGCATCTCGGTCGGTCGAGACGTGTTGAGCTCGCGGTCGGAGTGCCTGAGGCCGCGCCGGAAGGAGAAAAACATGAGCGCGAGTCGAGTCATGGTGATGGCGAAGGGAAGATTGAGATCGGCTACAGTTTCAGAATATAATTGCATCTTACCGACAGCATGCGAGTTGCACCATCCAGGGGTGAAAATAAGTTGAATATTTTTGGATCCCCCTATCAAACCAAGGATATGGTAAGTATTTTAGGCCCGgattagttcccaaaaattttagaacaaagtAGCGTTGGTGCATACGGTCGCATATTTGAAGTACtaaacatagtttaattacaaaataaattagagattccgtctgaaaaacgcgagacgaatctttgagtctaattaatccatcattagcacatgttaattactgtatcacttatgactaattatatactaattaggcttaaaaaattcttttgattactgtatcacttatgactaattatgcactaattaggcttaaaagattctttCTCACAatttcccccataactgtataattagttttaatttttatcaatatttaatgctccatttaagtgtccaaagattcaatacgatgtttttagaaaatgattttgaaaactaaacaggacctTACTGCCTTTGTcacaaaaatactttattttttaggtttatgTGTTAACCTTTTGACCATCGTCTTATTAATTCTGGTTTATGCCCTCAAAGAGAcgttgatttcttttttttacacgAACATCGTCGATTTTTCGATTCGATAtcaacatttgaattttgaccACCGCGTAACCCAACATTCCGATTGCAGTTAACATTCAATGTTCTACATGCCATTTGAATTTTCGCTGTCTCCTCACCTTTTTGCCAAAACCCTCACCCGACGCTCCTCTCAGCCGAGGACGGTCTCCGTCCTGCCCCGACGCTCCtctccgccaccacctccggcACTCCGTGTAGCTTCGCCGCTCTGTCTCCACTAGCAGCACAGGCGCTCCGTGACCCGACGCACAAGGCTCTTCCTCGAGCGCATGGGAGACTACGGATAATCACTTTGGTAAGTCTGAatagaaataataataaaaaaagtggCATTGTCAGCAACATGGTGTGGGGGTGAATGGCCcgatcaagaaaaaaaagtaacaatTCTTGCCTTGTTATCCgagtttagggtttagggttaagtttatttttcttcaactATATTCATATCAACATAAACTGGCAGTGGTGGATTTAGTTTTGcaattgatatatattattaattattaagtcAAGtgctatattattaattattaagtcTTAACAATCCCCAAACTCCTATGATTTATATACTGCATTCTAGTAACTAAACTGGAAAGGAAAAAACCAAGGATAATTCAATGACTATTGTGAGAAGGGTAAACAGACAAGGATAATTACTGAAAAGGATAAACGGACAAGGATAAAATACACGAGGATAATTCAACCCAAAAAAGAActtaaccctaaaccctaaactcGGATAACCAGTGCAAgaattattgattttttttttcgatcgGGCCATCACCCCCACGTCATGTTGCTGGTAGTGccaattttttctattactatTCAGATTTACCAAAATGATTATCAAGCGAAAAACCAGGCTCACCTGCTGAACGCACGCACCTTCGAGCACTACTaataatagaaatatcatGTGCATCCCAATTAATGTCAGATACACAGTGCCACAGAAGCTACCAGGGCCACTGCTGACTTGTCAGGACGCGATGCAAAGACACCTATCGtactatataataataattagtagatatagatattttatacatacatgtattattatataaacaattaaattgtttttaggaataatatttatatagaaaatattatacatgttacataaaaattaaaatttgcgAGTTCCACTGCATCGTTTCTATGCGTGgaactaaataataaattcatCCATCTCTCTTCCTCTTATTCGTTGATTTGTCTCTCGTTTTGTACCATTGACACCACTTTGAACACGGTTTTGCTTGTTTCTTGGTGTGTTGATTTCTGTACCTTGATAACGTATCATGCGAAACATGATTTATTTCTCTCGCTTCATAAAACTctcttgtcacatcagatatgATCCTACGTGGCATGCTTGCAGACGATACCATTTGTAGTAATACTTTAGAGCAAATATTATTAGGCTTAGAGTCCTGCCCTACTAATGCCACTACAGATTTTGAGGACATGGAGAAGAGAAAGAGTGAGATAAGTTGCCCCTCGAGCAAAGGAGCAACCTCTACACAAGCTGATGTTGGAGCTGGAGAACGAAAGATAGTAGTCCATtggatgaaaataaatataataaaattgatatgGGTGTTGGGGCTAATGTACTAGAGGTAGAGGTAGTATGTTTATGCATGTTACCTCTTAATTAATAAGATGACATGGATAAAATTAGAGGCAGTAACAGCCtgtactattaaacttgcccTTAGGTCTTAGGATCAATATCCTTCCATTTAAAAATGgctaaaaaactcaaaataaaacattgcCATTACATTATCATTTATCAGtacaaataaaactcattAACTGGTAGTATGtaataaaagtataaaaaggAATTCCATGTAATTCGGGTTGCATTAATGTTTATGATCACCAGTAGCAATATTTTCCGAAAGTGATGGTTGCGAAAAAGCTTAGTAATGATGAATGGCATCAACTAGGCGCACCTGGTAATTAGGAGAGGATAGCCATTAGATCTGACACCCGCAACACAATGTAGGTCGTGCCATCAGCACCCTTGAACTCGCTGCCAGCATATTTGGAATATAGAACTGTGCTGCCTGCAGAGACCGACAATGGGATCCTCTTGCCTTCCTCATCCAGAGGACCAGGGCCAACAGCCACGACCTGTCTCCAATCAACAAACATATcattaaatttgatttgatatgtgAAATCATAGGTCCAACATGAAGATTCAACCGTGCAATGGAGAAAAGACCACAAAATGCCCAGTAGAACCAACAAATTAAGTGACTGACCGTTCCAATAGATGGCTTCTCCTTTGTTGTTTCAGTCAGCAACAGACCACCAGGAGTTttatcttcagcttcagctaccTATAATATGAGGAAAGGATTGGAAAACAGGAAGAAATTATTACAACCAAAAGGTAGGGTGGCCTCAGCTTTAGTGCGACATGCCTTACACTGTTGgcaagaacaaatatataagaaaCTTCTACCTTGATAAGAACATGGTCACTAAGCGGCTTCATGTCCTTTGCATCATCAGTCTCCAGAATACCTATGATGTCATCCTCTTTAAGAATCAGATGGTTGGAATCATTCAACTCCACCTCTGTTCCAGCATATTTTGAATATACAACTTGGGCTCCAACCTATGCAAATCACATGTGCATGTTAGTATATTCTTTTGTGTGCCGATGGTAATAGTTTGcttatattcaaaattatcatacttcaagaaaaaaacaaccaaGCAAGATAGGATCCTCCATAAAATGTGTAAGATCTCGAGTCAAAACAGGCAACATAAGTCCTTCAACTGCTTTATCATATCCAAATTTTCAGCATGCTCACTGCTAGATTATTAGTCACAAGTCCAGAGCTAAATCTGCTAGGTTCattctttttgttttgggTCTGATCTTCATATTCATGAACCTGGAACATGCGGGTCCCACTATCCCACACCTTGTTCCAGGCTACGGGAAGAGACTGTTTTCTGATCCATGAATGGCTAGTGGAATAGCTGTACCAGCAAATCAGCAATGCTCATTGATTCTGTTAGAAAGTATCATAGGTAAAAtaggtatttttttactatcaaAGAGCAATATACCTGAATGCTGACTTCCACTTTGTTATCCCCAACGGTCCGTCCCTCTCCAATGGCAACTACTTCACCCCCTTGAGGTTTAGATTGAACAGCCGAAGGAAGCAAAATTCCACCAGTTGTCTTCTGCTCAGCAGACTTGATCTTTATAAGCACTCTATCAGCCAAGGGCTTAAGCGTTGTATACTGTATGGGAATATCAGAACATAACTTCATCACTGAAAagcataaaatatatattttctgaaaTGCGACTAAGCCCCCCCATTTTTTGGCttgtgcttatgcttataatctaaaatttgaatgttaaaacttaaatataaagttgattttgaggtttttcatcgtagtttattttctagcactTGCTTTTAAATAGCTacgaacacgtatataaaagttttaccgataaattattttttaatcgttaataaaccatttcgtttatgcttaatttcagagaaaagatggggttgtaaaatattaagCATAAACTGAATGCTTTCAAGTCCCTTATTGATATCTTCAGAGAATCCATAGTGTACCTGTAAttcactattttattttattgcttatagtaattaaaatattaaccaTAGAGTACTTAAAATTCACTTCATGGCTCTTCTGTTGCAGCTAGATGTGattcatttttcaaaaccgagatattcattcatttttcatcgtagtctAATCAGTCTAACCATAGTTTGGTGGACAACCGTACCACCATCTTCAGACTTCCTAATCACCATGGTACACCAGACGGACTCGGATTTCCATCTAATACCATCACTCATAACAttcaacataaataaatcagttATACCAGCGAACTCGTCATCGATTTCATCGCTATCCTAATAGCATTGACCATCTGACAGTGACACATCGCCCACAATACCCAATTCAACGATTCACTAACCAACCATCTTTGCAGAACTTGAACACCGAACGGCAGAAACAGAGTGCCCACCATGGTACATTGCACGGGAAACGCACCTTCggggcgacgacggtggcggcccTGACGAAGAGGCCGCGGGACGGCCGCCGCGCCTGGCGGAGCACCCCGACGGCTGCCGCCGGTGCCGGGAGGCAGAGCCCGTGAGCCGGCCCCTTCCTAGCAAAAGCCACCGCACCAACCGCAGCGCCGGAGAACTGCACCGACGCCATCCACCCCGTGGATTGCTCGCCGCCAAACCCCAACGGCAGCAGGAGGTAAAACCCTAGAGCAGCGGAAGCGCAGCGCAGCGCACACGGAGAGTAGCAGCCGCACCCGAGACGACGCGGAAGAGGAAGCAAACGCC is part of the Oryza brachyantha chromosome 2, ObraRS2, whole genome shotgun sequence genome and encodes:
- the LOC121053526 gene encoding ethylene-responsive transcription factor ERF015-like, with protein sequence MMSSWSSSSSSPASAVETEGAGISDRGAKKYKGVRRRKWGKWVSEIRLPNSRDRIWLGSYDSPEKAARAFDAAFVTLRGHGAAGADLNFPNSPPSCNARSSDPQQVQAAALSHANRAPVTAQQAAAALMDADSPPSLSPEFATHEVVAPAVRDDGSIDWRPVMAHPPPLYSPPGWGTNAYDFLQAPPPAPACDEDMDVEEGSHGASASLWSFDTRDSSYFRY
- the LOC102722190 gene encoding 20 kDa chaperonin, chloroplastic-like encodes the protein MASVQFSGAAVGAVAFARKGPAHGLCLPAPAAAVGVLRQARRPSRGLFVRAATVVAPKYTTLKPLADRVLIKIKSAEQKTTGGILLPSAVQSKPQGGEVVAIGEGRTVGDNKVEVSIQVGAQVVYSKYAGTEVELNDSNHLILKEDDIIGILETDDAKDMKPLSDHVLIKVAEAEDKTPGGLLLTETTKEKPSIGTVVAVGPGPLDEEGKRIPLSVSAGSTVLYSKYAGSEFKGADGTTYIVLRVSDLMAILS